The Dermacentor albipictus isolate Rhodes 1998 colony unplaced genomic scaffold, USDA_Dalb.pri_finalv2 scaffold_107, whole genome shotgun sequence sequence ATTTGGAAACTATATATTTTATAAGTGCTTCTGACCGATAAGGCGATCATCGTGAACATGCTTGCGCCAGATAGCGATGGCGATGATGGCAACGATGACGCGGTACGGCAGGCTgtctcaacgttgtcctcacaggagggcCGGCAGATGAGTTATACACTCTAGGGCTTCGTTTTCACGaggaaccttccactgcactacatggagcacctggatgccttggagaaggatgtcggcaagttttgcataaagcatgcaaggctggcGGAAAtagggttttctcatgcaagccagtgagaagtaggtggcgagatgcttgtggcaatctcgcctcagcgtttttttctggatttctcaagctgacaggctacTGCAGCAGCCTCCTTTTACAAATTGCAATTTTTTAAGGCCTCTTTTGGGGCCACCACAGCGATGCCTTGGCAGTGCTCACATATCACTTGCCACCCGTGACCACTTTTGAAGTTGTTatggcagtgccattctttaatgccaacagccgcggcttgttacacaCAATTGGAGTGGCCAGGAAGCAGTTAAaggagtgaacacaatcagcagctgcatggaggaaggtggtggggaggggcactggcctacCCGCctttatagttttctcacaacagctctgccatccccctattttgatttttttttcatgcaacccggttataacaattatcggttataacaatagaattttcgtggcacttgcacattgttataagtgggttcgactgtacatgtAATGTGGACGTAGCAGCTGGAAATCAAACCCACGACATTGCGCTTGGCAGAATGACGCTAATGCTACTGAACCACTGTTAAAACTTCAAAAGGCAGTACAAGAAAACAAAAGGGTTTAACTAAATTGTGCAGAGAACTTCACTTTGTGTATGTCCCTGGATGCACCAGGGATGACTTTCACTGCAACAGATGAATAAGATAGACGTTATATGAGTGATGCATTCCTTTATCTCGGAACAAAAACACCATAAGACatgatgatgttgtgtccctcacATCGCAGTTCCCAACCatgaatgcccccccccccattagTTCACATGCTCGGTCGACCAGCTGACCTGCTTTTTACCTGTCCATCTCAGCATGCTCGCCGGCGGTTCCACTGTCTGCAAAGCACGTTGCCAGAATGTGGGCACTGTGATCGTATTCTTCGCGCTGTTCCTCGCGGCCATGGCTTGAAGCCAGGCCGGTGCGGAGTGTGTCCTCCAGCTGAAGCTCGGGGCGACGGCACTCCTCGCGTGCACTAGGGCACACACTCACGAGTGTGTCCAGAGTGGATAGCAGGTGTTCGCGGTGGGGGCCTGGCTCGTGCCGGAGCATTGCAGCCAGCTGCTCCACAAAGCCCATTCGGATGAGCGTGTCTACAATAGAGAGCATATGACATCACATGCACTGTCAGACTGATTGACCGATTTAATAAAATCGAAGTCAAATTTCATTCACTGTTCTAGCTCGAAAAGGCAGTGACATAGAACAGACACAGAAGACGTGCACCAGCTCGCAACTGAGAATTTTATTACAGAAGAACATGTGTTACGCAAAGCCCATGCAAAAAACACACAACAGTAAAAAATCCAAGGGACCCGTGATCAGCAACAAAAAGCACGAACAAATTCCATTAATGTCACACGTGCTGGCACTGTGGAAGAATTAAGTGCTGAGAAGTGTTAATGAAAACATGGATGCATTTTACAACTGATTTACAGAACATACTTATGAAGACGGTGCTAAACACAGGATTTCTGCTAAACAGATAATACCGCAGTCACACTTTCGCTTTCAATAACCACTGAAACTAAAGCCATTGATGTGGGCGTGCCTAACTGGTTCCTTTACGCAAGCTCGGGGAAGGGAGAAAATGGTGCTTGCCGATTTCAATGATCTCCGATTTCAAGGTTACTGAAAGCGAGTGTGTGACTACGGCAGAAGACTTCATTACAGCTCGGTTTCATTTCCAAAACAGGAACGTGCGCCCCAAAGTGAAAATCTTAAATTAGTGAAACTTTGTTAATTAGCTATCACGACAATGCAGTTTGTCATGCATGTTATGCCTGCCTGTAAAACTAATCCAGTGGATGAGACAGAATTTCCCTTTATGCCATGGCACATTTTTAATAAGCCTAGTTATAAAAAAACAACCACCCGACGTGCCATGTgaataagagagagaaagaaaacaacctTATTAAACACAAAACCCTAGTCTGAGCCTGTGAGAAATACAACAGTGATGGCAGATGAAAGTAAGATCTGTTTAGTAATCttttattgagaaaaaaagaaggaaagaaagaaagaaaaaatattataTTCATACAGATATGCTAACACGAGGCCCCATCTAAAAACTTAACAATTAACATGTGTGCTCCAAACCTGCAAGTACTGCACGCTGTACTTCAAAACTGAGATCTGCTCTGTTATTTGTGTGAACATACATTTCAAGAGAAAGCACCATAAAATAACACCCACCTCTGCTTTTCCCCTGCTGGGAACACAATGATGAAAGCAGAAAACCTGCTTTGGTTTTCAGTCTCGGCGACTCTGACTGCAGCGCCCTCAGCAACACTGAGAAGCCGTCCAATTTCTCAAACTCCAGGTACACTAAAATATTGTGGCGCACAAGACCTGAAAAGGAAATGTGCAAATTGTAATACAAGCAATGAAATGAATCTTTCTTACTCAGCGCATGGTGCAATTGtcctttttattcttctgtgtcCCGTCTTTGGactgttttcattttgttgttTGTTGGCAATTATACAAATATTCCTACAACATTCACAACATTGGCATCATCACAGGTGCACGTGTGTGCAGTAAATCCTCATTTTAATGAAGCCATTGGAACAACGAGAAGTGTAATTTGTTTTAACTGTTTTAAATGGTATTTCATTACAAGTGCAGGGTCTCCACAGAAGCGTGGGCAGGAAGCCATAGTAGGGCAGGATGAGGATGCCAACAGCACGGGAGCTAGTAAAATGTACACGGTACTACACTCTATGGTACAGTACTATTGAGTGGGTACACTGCACCCACTCAATAGTGGGTACATGACAGTGGAAGAATTTTGCTGACAACAGTGAGCAGTTGGCTCTTCTGTTGGTCATAGGCATGTTATACAGTTAGGCACAACCAGTTGCTGCCATGTGGTGGAGTGGTGTCCACGCTTCGTCACGTGGACATTCGCAGGCCCATGTAAACTTCACGCTTCCAATTTCATAGTAAATGGGATCCGGTGCCACTGTGCTTCGATTACTGCGGTCTAAAATAAAGTGCATGCACTGCAATGAGTACCAGGAAATACTTTGAGTGAAGCAATATTTCAGTTAAGCTATTCTGTTATAAACGAGGGGTAACTGTATGCTGTCCTGGTCACCTGCAGCCCTCTCCAGGCAGCGAAAGAGAACACATAACTAttcttaaaatggttgcaccctttatggtgtatatttgtcccccaacaataatcgtcatctgcattgcttgcgtttccctttcttgaaaactcggcgctcactaCTTCCTTGTCGAGAGTGCTGTGTCACACTGATGACGCGCAAATCATTTGTGAcatggaagtgccgggctcgcaccaccaaagaaaggaaatgcgagcaaggcagatgacgattattgatgtgggacaagataagcccccaaagggcgtaaattttttaaagagtgtCGCACTCTACGTACACCAGCCGCCCGTTGTCGAATATGACAGGCTATGCTGGAACACTGGCACGTGCTCTTCAccccttttgaaaaaaaaaaaaaaggcactttgGAGCTTGAGCAATGCTTCAAGAGATGCTGGCTAAACCATATTAGATAGCATAACTAGAGGCACAGCAAAAATGGATACATCAGCATGTCTCTTGTTTTGTTGCATGGCTGGGAATGCAACATGTTGGATTGCACTTGGCTACCTGCCAAGTGCATTTCAACATGTCCATCCATCACAGCAACTACACGCCTCAGCATTAACTAAGATAGCTAACCAATAAGTGTTTCCCAGCAGCACATTTCAGCAGATCTACTGGGAAGATTCCACTTCAATTTGACGACCGCCGTGTAAGACCAGCCCTAATGGCTACAACTTTACTGGTACTACTACCATGACTACAGAGATCTCTCTAATCTACAACTTGTAGTCTGCGACTTGTCCTATCACTCACACGACACAGCGTAGAGAGCTTTCAGCCGGACAGCTTCTTGAGTGGCGTCCACAAGCTGCAACAGAAACTTGAGACTATACGCAGCCTGTTTCTGGCAGTAAGGGCTGTTTTGTACCAGCTCGGCAACAAGCTCACAGGCCTTCGACTGGACTCCACTGTTTGGAAAGCAAAGTAGGTCCTCGAGCACGTCAAAGCCGCCAATCTTATGGAAATCtgtatgagaaaaagaaaaataggctGCTCAGAGAAATCTAAACAAGGTAGCCACCACATAGACAAACACTAGTGCTGTTCGCACAACAAGAGCCATGTGTTAACTGGCACATGCACAAGCATATCTGGTATTGACACATGTAGTATAACTTAGCTAATTTACTATgaacacaaatgtatgtgtgCATGGTAAACAGAGACATGTTGCCCATAATAAAACATAGTATTTTGAGCTTATTTGATTATGAACAATATAGACTGACCATACTGACAAAGTGTAGTACTTTCAATGCCCTCCACAGTGACAGCGTAAACTGGGAAATTGTACAAGTTGGGAACATCACTGATGTTAAACCGTAGTTGAAGAGGTCACGTGTTATACTTGAACAAAGGAATGCGAAATTCAGGCACTACACATTGTTTTGTGTCAGGAGATATAATTTCAATTATATAATGTCAGGTAAGTAAACCACTTacgacatgtgtgtgtgtgtgcgtgtgcgagagAGAGATAGTACGAAACGGAAGTAGTTTACTTTTTCTAACTAAACCTTCTAAGTAACTTCTAGCTAACTAAACCTTCGAACTTTCAAGCAGCAATGTTGGTGAAGGTGAAAGCTTGTTGCATAAGCCTTCATAGAGTGATGTTAGTTTAATATGTAtcatgactgttttttttttttgtgcagtacATGAAACATTTTGGCAACAAATCTAGCAACACCATGTAACCCCCATTTATTGTTGATCCatgtttattttcttatttattttttatgtatACAAAAGCGGTTATCTTAGCTCTATAGCAGTGGATCAGCGGAATAGAACTGGGCAAAATGAATCCTTACAACACATTAGCTCAAACAGCCAAACACTGATTCTCACAACCTGTGCACCAGTGTGTACAAGTTTTTCTACTTTGGAGTGGTGTGAGCAGTTTTACAGTGCATCTTATCTAAAGGGCAAGATTTTTCTGTTTCTAAGATGCAGACGTTACTAGTGAAGATTCAAGGCTTGGAGTATTGCAGTATAGTCACCCTTGGCATAGTCTATGGAACCAACGTATTCGGTGATGGTCTCAAGGGCGGACTCAAGGGTGCAGCAGGCCTCCTCAGTCGGTGCCTGTTCAGCACTCTCTCGATGGTGACTCAGTGTTTCCTTGATCACATTCAGGTTCTTCTGCATCTCCTCGACGGGGGAGACGGTCATCTCGGACATTGCCTCTTCCAGCCATTTCCGCCTCTGAGACAAATAAGATTCCAAAGAATAATTAGAACATACCAATTTCGCATGGTTGGCCGAAAAACGAAATGGTCACTGCAGCCTGTTGAAGAGCTATAGAACGCTATTAAATCGATTTAGTCTAATAAAGTATTCTCTCAAAGCTATATCTGCATTCATCTGACGAAAAAATTTCCTTGCCGCTGAAAAAGTCATCAACACTTGCTAGGTTGATTCAttggttcctttagaatgcaGTGAAGCCCTTCTCAACCAATAACCAAACTAGAGAGGAGCAGATGCTGACAAAATCCATGACGCCATGATTAGCTGGTACAAGAACTTCAGGGCTGCATTGCCAGTTATTTTCTTGTTGCATCATCTGTTGTCTGCATCATTTATGGATTACCAACGTCAAGGCAAAAGTGGCTGCTTTGATATTCAagaagcgtaatttactaatatAGCTATGTTCCTAAAGAGACAGCAAAGGGAAATTACAAGCTAGTTGAGATTGACAGAGTGGACGTCAGGAATTGCTAATGTGCTGGCCCTACTTTGAGAAGAGGCTTGCAGAAACaatgcaaaaatgaaaaataagcaACAATGCTGAAATTCCTGTGCCATGTACTCATAATGTATTTCAGTTTTGGCAACCTTCAGTAGGTGATAGTTCATTATTTTGTCAATAGAAGATGCTTATACTGGGTGCAGAAGTAAACAAAGATTTAACCTACTAACAGCTTCTAAGAATATTTTGTGCAAGACGGCCCAAAATTTCAAATACTGTGAAATATGTCCATCTTTTTCACAGTTTGGACAAGAAATTCAAAAATCTAAAGCTTGGCATTCATTTTCTCCACTAATAAACAAACCTTTTTCGCTAAAAATGCAAATGAAGTTTTGGATGAATAATCTCTTTGACGGTCGGCTTACAAACCGGTTTCTATTAGCATCACTTTTGTTTGCAATATGCATGTTACTAAAGAGAGGGTTTCATGCAACTGGAACaccctttttattttatttatttatttgaaaatactgcaAGCCATcattatatatatgtattatatgtatatacatataatatgaatacaatacaatacatatatatacatatatgtatacgtatatatttattatatgtataaatatatacATTTGTGTTTAGAATGAAAGAAATTGCTCAACTGCAGCAACGATATCACTTGATGCAACAGTAGTGGTGGGAAGCAAGTTCCAGTCCTCAATAGTTCTTGGAAGAAAAACTAAACTTAAAAGTTTTTTTGTCTTTGCAAATATAGGATCAAGTGAATGTTTCCGGTTGTGACGTGTTCTTCATATGCCGAGAGGATGAGCGCAACTTGGTAGATTGAAATTTAAATTTTCCTGTCAGGCATTTGTGAAGAAAAGCCAAACGATTAACTTTCCTTCAAATTTCTAAAAAGTGGTACATCGTAAATCGTACCACTTTCTAAAGTGCTACATTGTAAATGGACGCGGCTGACACTGCTACGTCTGTAGTTGTCTCGTGCTACATAGGATATATTTGTAGTGTGCTTAGCTAACTATATTAAGATGAATTCTGGTAACTTCTAAATATTCATTCCGAGGCCTAAATTGTATTTCATATAGTTTCAGAGCATGCTCAGAAACACCTAGTGGAATTGTTTCCATAAGGctattttttagttgttttttgcACTCTGAGAAAACCCACAAAatacggaaaataaaaaaaattattcctaTCAGCGTAGTATATGGAATGCAATGCCAGTTTTTGCACAGCACAAAGAAGCAACTGGCTTTGGTACAGCCGCATATATAGGTCTATTAAATTAACTAAGGGGGTGCTGCGAAGTATCCACACATAAGGTCCCTAGAAAACCATTTAACCTGGGGACCTTAGCAACAcaaaagtgccccccccccccctgcattgCATTTATCAGTTTCAGGTAGTACAAAAACCAGGCCCTTGATATTAAATATGTGGAGATTCAGCATATATGTTAGTCTCAGTTCTGCTGCATTGGGAATTTCAGTGAAATATAATGAATAGAAAACACTGCCGTAACAAATATGTGGCCCTGCATGAGAAATCATGGTTGTGATTAGACCACCTTGGCACTTCAGCTAGGAGGTGCAGCTATCGCCACCTGAAATCAACCTGCAAGAAACTGTCGCAAAGCATGACCATTATAGCAGTGCATAATTGTGGCTCCTCAATGATATAATATCAACTGATCAAGCTTATTTAGAGAAAACAAAATCGGCAGTTTGCATCTGCACTGACCACCTGACCAGCATGTCATTTAGGGCCAACTAATACATGCACCTTCACTTCCACCATTTCTAGTTAGTGCAAGATCAGTTGGATTTTTAGTTTACACAATGACCAAAATCCATGccacctttagtgaccagatgTGTAGCTGCATGCCATTGTAGTCTTGAGGAATTATGTGCAACAGGTGTTCTATTTTGAAATTTTCCTGCTGTGTTTCATTCTGTGAGAATGGCACATGTTGATGCTTACTGTAAGCCTAAGATTCGCTGGACCAAATACAGAATTTCCAACTAAAACCACTGATAAATGGAAACATAACTAACCCCCAAACTCGAGCTGTGCTTGTCGTATCAATTTGTACAGTACTTCTTCGTTACAGTGCTAATATTGTCAAGGACAAGCCCTGCCACAGTTTCCATTGCTTTATTGAACAAGTGTTCATCCCAACACCtactgctgagtttgcaag is a genomic window containing:
- the LOC139053384 gene encoding hsp70-binding protein 1-like isoform X2, with amino-acid sequence MSGDDNPRNPNNLPALLNFCVRNTATEGAPSSSTASMDPERRKWLEEAMSEMTVSPVEEMQKNLNVIKETLSHHRESAEQAPTEEACCTLESALETITEYVGSIDYAKDFHKIGGFDVLEDLLCFPNSGVQSKACELVAELVQNSPYCQKQAAYSLKFLLQLVDATQEAVRLKALYAVSCLVRHNILVYLEFEKLDGFSVLLRALQSESPRLKTKAGFLLSSLCSQQGKSRDTLIRMGFVEQLAAMLRHEPGPHREHLLSTLDTLVSVCPSAREECRRPELQLEDTLRTGLASSHGREEQREEYDHSAHILATCFADSGTAGEHAEMDRVYGVAQTQVWHTWYHMARTPHRNGHFSPRENRYVHQGT
- the LOC139053384 gene encoding hsp70-binding protein 1-like isoform X1 gives rise to the protein MSGDDNPRNPNNLPALLNFCVRNTATEGAPSSSTASMDPERRKWLEEAMSEMTVSPVEEMQKNLNVIKETLSHHRESAEQAPTEEACCTLESALETITEYVGSIDYAKDFHKIGGFDVLEDLLCFPNSGVQSKACELVAELVQNSPYCQKQAAYSLKFLLQLVDATQEAVRLKALYAVSCLVRHNILVYLEFEKLDGFSVLLRALQSESPRLKTKAGFLLSSLCSQQGKSRDTLIRMGFVEQLAAMLRHEPGPHREHLLSTLDTLVSVCPSAREECRRPELQLEDTLRTGLASSHGREEQREEYDHSAHILATCFADSGTAGEHAEMDSAGCMAWHRLKCGTHGTTWLVLPTGMATFHLEKTDMYTKVREIREAHLVGQQGSTKKA